CAACTCCCTATCTTACTGGaagtgcaaaaagaaaaaaagaaaaaaaaagccttgtaGCTTTGCCAAAAGTCCTAGAAGGTGGGGGAAGGAAAAAACGAAGTCTAATTTTGGAAGAGACTGGCTCTTAAGTGTCCAAAAGAGGTGCAAAGATCCCAACTCAGTCCGTACACTTTTAAGGCACTTTCACTAGCTCCCGGCGCTCAGGTGGGAGGCTGCCCCTTCTCTGTACACTGCCCCTCTTCATTTTTGTTGATCTGTAGTCCATTAAATCCCAACAActcagaagggaggagggagctaATTCATTCACTCTTGGAGAGATCAATCCTCTCTTAACTCCACAACGACGACCCGCCCCGCCCCCTTCCAGGGCAATTAAAATGCTTAAGAGGGGTAAGAGGGAGCGGATTGGGTTGCTAGATAAGCTAGAAGAtttaaaaacccaaaagaaattcctaaggggggggggggggggagggagaggagaggactgGCCACTAGGGCGATCTTAGGGGAAGGAGTGGGAAGAACACTAAAGCTCAGTGTTTCAGGGATGGTGAAGCTCCCAGACCCTTCCAGACCTGccatttcttttccaaatataaggggaaaaaaggcagGGGGGAAGAGGGGGCAACGGAAATGTGGCCCCTTGAGTTGGCAGCCAATGAGAATAGGAAAGACACAGCCGACCCCTCTGACGTGCCTGGAGGGTCCCAGCTTACCAGAGTCGCTGCTGGTCGTGGGTGGGGTCTCCTCGTGGAGCGCCAGGGGCTCGGGACTGGCCCGCGGGGAGGACTCGGCAGAGGAGAGCAGAGAGTCAGAGGACGGGGAGAAGGCGGTGGAGTCCGGGGAGGCGCAGGGCTTGGGCGAGCTGCTGTCGTTGAGCAGGTAGGGGAAGACCACCGAAGGGTCGATGCATTCGGAAGCTGCGGCGCTCAGGTCCTGCAGGTACAAGCTGGAGGTGGAGCAGCCGCCGTGCCCGCGGGCGGGGCTCGGGCTGCCGCCGTCTTTGCGCGCAGCCTGGTAAGAGGCCAGCTTCTCCGAGACGAGCTTGGCGGCGGCCGAGAAGCCGCTCCACATACAGTCCTGGATGATGATGTTTTTGATGAGGGTCTCGTCGGGGCCGCAGATGAAGCTCTGGTTCACCATGTCGCCTCCCAGCAGCTCGGTCACCATCTCCAACTGGTCCGCGGAGGAgaagctgccgccgccgccgtcgTCGTCTCCCCTGGGCGAGAAGGGGGCGACCGCGACGTAAGAGGGCGAGCAGAGCCCGGAGCGGCGGCTCGGGGACAGGGGCGGGGTGGGCAGCAGCTCGAATTTCTTCCAGATATCCTCGCTGGGCGCCGGCGGCTGCAGTTcgctctgctgctgctggtggtagAAGTTCTCCTCCTCGTCGCAGTAGAAATAAGGCTGCACCGAATCGTAGTCGAGGTCATAGTTTCTGTTGGCGAAGCTGACGTTGTGGGGCATCGCTGCAGCCTGCCGGAGGGGGCACACAAAGACGGGGCAAGTCTTGAGTTAGAGGGGTCTTGGATGGTGCCGAAACCCCACGCAGCGCGCAGGGCGCGCCACAATTCAGAACCACTCCCCTTCCAGCGCGATCCCCAAATGGGGctgatggggggtggggaacGGACAAAAAAGGCACCCTTTTAGCCCACTCTGAGTGACCCTCTACTATCTCAGACACACACTTGGCGAACCAGCTCCGCAGCGCCGCGGGGCTTTTCTGCTCCCCCCCGGGGAGCCTGGAGCGCGAAGCCCTGGAGTCGGCCCCGCAACCGCCGAGCAATCGAAATCAGCTTTGGCCTCAGTCACAGGccgggggaggcggcggcggcggtgggaaATAGGATCTGCCAAACGCCAAGGCGCAAAGTTTTGCGCCACCCGAAGGAGGCGGCGAGAGGCGCGTTGCGCTCGGCCCCCTCCCGCTCCCGGGCCCCTAGCGCCGCGCCCGTTCCCACTCGCGCGCCCTCGTCTCGCTGCTTCCCCTGCCGGCGCCGCcgcccctcccagcctcccttcTCCGCCTCCCGCATCCCTGCCCCCAGCGCgccccccttccttcctttgcgggctttccttctctctccgGCTGGGGTGGCGAGCTCAGCTTCGAGCCTTAGCCCTTCTCcaaccacctcccaccccaccctcataAATAAAAGGAGAGTGTTAAATAATAACAGGGACGTCTCCCTTCAACACTCAATACGGCGACGCAACTGCGCCAGAGACCCTGCTACGATTCCGCGCCGGGAGCGGGGCGTCTTCCCCCTCACCGGCCGAGGGTAGCAGCTGTTCTCGAAAAGCCCGGAGCCTCGCTCCTGGCTTTCCTCCGCATCTCAGGGGGCGCAGGGACACCCGCGCGGGAACCCCGGAGGCGGCCGGGGAGCCAAGCCTGGGTGCAGAGATTTTGCCCTCATTTCCCCCCCTCCCCGAGTCAATAATTTTAGGAGACTCGGACACATCTTTGCCCCAGCTTCCCTTGCCCCGTCCCCGCGCCTTCCCAACACCGAGTCCTAACCTCTCTGTAGACcaaaatctttaattttattatccttaaaaaaaaaaaaaaaaaaaaaaaaagccaaaggcCAACTTCTAAAAGGAGCCGGGAGCGTCGGAGACGCCGAGGGGATCGGCGGGCGGGACGCGCCGCAGTGTCTGTCTCCGGCTGTCAGAAATGCAGTAAGCCGAAATTTAAATGCCCTTTTCCAGACAGGGAAAAGTCAGCGGCTGCGGAGCTCTCTTCGCTCACACACGCAATGTATAATTCTTACTCCAAGGAGCTCAGGATGTAAAGGGTTTTCTGCCAACCGCGAAGCATACCCTTCTCCCCGacaaaaggcaaaaaagcaaTTAATGCAATAAAGCATGAATGTCCACCCGGCCGGGGTCAGCGTCCATCTAAGGCGGGCAAAAACCTCTAAAGGCCACTTTCAGAAAACGCAGCCCCGGtttccctctgccttcctctctcttcccatCTTGACAAGTCACTGTACCCCGACCCAGTTCTGgttcctctccaccccaccccgacCAGCCACAACTACTCTGAGAAAAGTGTCAATAGCGCAGGAATGGGAGAAAAGACGCTCGATTCGGGCGTTCTGCTCATCGCGGCGTCAAGGcggtaacaaaaataaatggaaaaggccAATAGGTCCGGGTGCTCACCCGTATTTCCACTATCCGAAGGAAATCTAGCGTCCAAAAAGCGGCGAGGAGCGCCTTTCAGAGGCGCGGGTCGTGGGCAGCGGCGGAGGAAAGTGTCTCCCCAAAAAGGCAGAAGAGCCTCTCTGCGTCCGGGGAGTCTTGGTGTCGCTCGGGTGTTGTAAGTTCCAGTGGGCAAAGTTTCGCGGATGCCGCGCGGTGGCGGACCGCTAGCAGGGGTCcgcggggagggtggggtgggggccggcTGGGCTGGAGGCGCAGAAGCCCCCCTTTGAATCCGGATCTCCCTTCCCCGGGCGCCCGGAGCGCGACTCCGCTCGCTAGGCTGGCTCGGCTCTTCCACCCAGGAGGGCCCGCCCGCACACTCCCTCTGCCTCTCGCTGGAATTACTACAGCGAGTCAGATAAAGCCCAGAAAAAACCGGCTTTTATACCGAGAGGGTAGGCCCCTCCCCCTCTGTTCTTTTTCCCGCCAAGCCTCAGAGTAGCCCTGCCCTTCCAGGCAGTGGTGGAGCCCGGCGGCGGCCG
This genomic interval from Dama dama isolate Ldn47 chromosome 21, ASM3311817v1, whole genome shotgun sequence contains the following:
- the MYC gene encoding myc proto-oncogene protein; the encoded protein is MPHNVSFANRNYDLDYDSVQPYFYCDEEENFYHQQQQSELQPPAPSEDIWKKFELLPTPPLSPSRRSGLCSPSYVAVAPFSPRGDDDGGGGSFSSADQLEMVTELLGGDMVNQSFICGPDETLIKNIIIQDCMWSGFSAAAKLVSEKLASYQAARKDGGSPSPARGHGGCSTSSLYLQDLSAAASECIDPSVVFPYLLNDSSSPKPCASPDSTAFSPSSDSLLSSAESSPRASPEPLALHEETPPTTSSDSEEEQEDEEEIDVVSVEKRQPPAKRSESGSPSAGSHSKPPHSPLVLKRCHVSTHQHNYAAPPSTRKDYPAAKRAKLDSGRVLKQISNNRKCASPRSSDTEENDKRRTHNVLERQRRNELKRSFFALRDQIPELENNEKAPKVVILKKATAYILSVQAEEQKLTSEKDVLRKRREQLKLKLEQIRNSCA